A portion of the Campylobacter concisus ATCC 51562 genome contains these proteins:
- the gpmI gene encoding 2,3-bisphosphoglycerate-independent phosphoglycerate mutase has product MSQKTILIITDGIGFNKSGKFNAFEAAKKPNYEKFFKEIPNSLIKTSGNAVGLPEGQMGNSEVGHMCIGSGRVLYQNLVKISRSFADGSIAENEALKALFKKCKKIHVIGLYSDGGVHSHMEHFNGMCELASKNGCEVFAHAITDGRDVSPNSGINFIKSLEAKFKVATVCGRFYAMDRDKRWERVKEAYDSLVNGANLSSLTPSEYLQKSYDEGVTDEFVKPVSFNGFKGIGEDDGVIVINFRNDRAREICQALGEEKFSEFERPFAIKNLITMTEYDANFNFEVLFKNEKIKNTLSEVIAAAGLRQLHTAETEKYAHVTFFFNGGIEELASNETRVLIPSPKVKTYDEKPEMSAAEVCKAVLKGMDDEQDFIVVNFANGDMVGHTGNYEAAIKAVEAVDTALGEIYAKAKEKNYAMIITSDHGNCEEMRDSSGELLTNHTTYDVFCFVMADGVKKVKNGGLNNIAPSVLKIMGLEIPAEMDEALI; this is encoded by the coding sequence CTCGCTCATAAAAACCTCTGGAAACGCTGTGGGACTACCTGAAGGGCAGATGGGAAACAGCGAAGTAGGGCATATGTGCATAGGAAGCGGACGAGTTTTGTATCAAAATTTGGTCAAAATTTCACGCAGCTTCGCTGATGGCTCTATAGCAGAAAATGAAGCCTTAAAAGCTCTTTTTAAAAAGTGCAAAAAAATTCACGTCATAGGGCTTTATAGCGATGGTGGCGTGCACTCTCATATGGAGCATTTTAATGGTATGTGTGAGCTTGCTAGCAAAAATGGCTGCGAGGTTTTTGCCCACGCTATAACTGACGGACGCGACGTTAGCCCAAATAGCGGCATAAATTTCATAAAAAGCTTAGAGGCTAAATTTAAGGTAGCTACCGTTTGTGGAAGATTTTACGCGATGGATAGAGATAAACGCTGGGAGCGCGTAAAAGAGGCCTATGATAGCTTGGTAAATGGAGCAAATTTAAGTAGTTTAACGCCAAGTGAGTATCTGCAAAAAAGCTACGATGAGGGCGTGACTGACGAGTTTGTAAAGCCAGTAAGCTTTAATGGCTTTAAAGGCATAGGCGAAGATGACGGCGTGATCGTAATAAATTTTAGAAATGATAGAGCAAGAGAAATTTGCCAGGCTCTGGGCGAAGAGAAATTTAGCGAGTTTGAGCGACCTTTTGCTATCAAAAATCTAATCACCATGACCGAATACGACGCAAATTTTAATTTTGAAGTGCTATTTAAAAATGAAAAGATAAAAAACACTCTAAGCGAGGTCATAGCAGCGGCTGGACTAAGGCAGCTTCACACGGCTGAGACTGAAAAATACGCCCACGTAACATTTTTCTTTAACGGTGGCATCGAGGAGTTAGCCAGCAACGAAACAAGGGTGCTTATCCCTAGCCCAAAAGTAAAAACCTACGACGAGAAGCCAGAGATGAGCGCTGCAGAGGTTTGCAAAGCCGTGCTAAAGGGTATGGATGATGAACAAGACTTCATCGTGGTAAATTTCGCAAATGGCGATATGGTAGGGCACACTGGAAATTACGAGGCCGCTATAAAGGCAGTAGAGGCAGTAGATACGGCTCTTGGAGAAATTTACGCTAAAGCAAAAGAGAAAAACTATGCGATGATCATCACGAGCGATCACGGAAACTGCGAAGAGATGCGTGATAGCAGCGGTGAGCTACTGACAAATCACACGACCTATGATGTCTTTTGTTTTGTGATGGCTGATGGCGTAAAAAAAGTAAAAAATGGCGGTCTAAACAACATCGCGCCTAGTGTTTTAAAGATCATGGGGCTTGAAATTCCAGCTGAGATGGACGAGGCGTTAATATAA